A DNA window from Mya arenaria isolate MELC-2E11 chromosome 17, ASM2691426v1 contains the following coding sequences:
- the LOC128223695 gene encoding uncharacterized protein LOC128223695: MENTKGVGSSDALEESRKSSLRSRKLEKNAEMNAEKNEDIEMKQKEKNRLKVKAWRTRQKTENSTKYSEIKKKDTERKKEARMKVKLMANSDPELKASLRKKKAEEMKRYRQRKKMKTTCSSEDPGVKKSKKPALEEKKKKAVKRTQAWRMRIKLKSPTIPIVNTVTGKFLVMLKTFTNFVKKL; this comes from the exons ATGGAAAACACTAAAGGTGTTGGTTCCAGTGATGCTCTAG AAGAGAGCCGAAAATCATCACTGCGATCCcggaaacttgaaaaaaatgctgaaatgaATGCTGAAAAGAATGAAGACATAGAAATGAAGCAAAAGGAGAAAAACAGGCTGAAAGTCAAGGCATGGAGAACGCGTCAGAAAAcagaaaactccacaaaataTTCTGAAATCAAAAAGAAAGACACAGAAAGAAAGAAGGAAGCTCGAATGAAAGTGAAACTCATGGCCAATTCAGATCCTGAATTAAAAGCCTccttaagaaagaaaaaagctgAAGAAATGAAAAGATACAGACAgagaaaaaagatgaaaacaacaTGTTCTTCTGAAGATCCTGGTGTTAAAAAGAGTAAGAAACCGGCtctggaagaaaaaaagaaaaaagctgtGAAGCGAACACAAGCCTGGAGAATGCGAATTAAACTTAAGTCTCCTACAATTCCAATTGTTAACACAGTAACAGGAAAGTTCTTGGTAATGCTGAAGACGTTTACcaattttgtcaagaaactctGA